A single genomic interval of Deinococcus sp. HSC-46F16 harbors:
- a CDS encoding MarR family transcriptional regulator: protein MRDPDPLQTPELAFLTALWDVWQALSERGEAELRGRHGLDLRSFIALAYVQGGTTQPAALARELGVPRYEVSRVLAALESLGAVTRGHGGPDARRVTVRVTPAGRALWEGALETVREVTGPALAALPPAARAGLPRSLSAVAQAARSPTPSQEMTP, encoded by the coding sequence GTGCGCGACCCCGACCCCCTCCAGACCCCGGAGCTGGCCTTTCTCACGGCCCTCTGGGACGTGTGGCAGGCCCTCAGCGAGCGGGGCGAGGCCGAGCTGCGCGGGCGGCACGGGCTGGACCTGCGCTCCTTTATCGCGCTGGCCTACGTGCAGGGCGGCACCACGCAGCCCGCCGCCCTCGCCCGCGAGCTGGGGGTGCCCCGCTACGAGGTCAGCCGGGTCCTCGCCGCGCTGGAATCGCTGGGGGCCGTCACGCGCGGCCACGGCGGCCCCGACGCCCGGCGCGTGACCGTCCGTGTGACCCCGGCGGGCCGTGCCCTCTGGGAGGGGGCGCTGGAGACGGTGCGGGAGGTCACTGGCCCCGCCCTCGCCGCCCTGCCGCCCGCCGCCCGCGCGGGCCTGCCCCGTTCCCTCTCCGCTGTTGCCCAGGCGGCCCGTTCCCCCACCCCCTCCCAGGAGATGACCCCATGA
- the pyrE gene encoding orotate phosphoribosyltransferase: MDVLALYREAGAYHEGHFLLASGRHSPKFLQSTTVLQYPHLTGQIGQALAQKVQEAGLSPRLVVGPAMGGVVLAYEVSRHLPGTRAIFAEKDGQGGMKVREAFRIDPGEPFIAVEDVLTTGGSVLKAVRAVEALGGRCVAVACIVDRRAEEGPLAGYPLVSLTRLTFDTYAPDEVPEWLAQVPLREI, from the coding sequence ATGGATGTCCTGGCCCTCTACCGCGAGGCGGGCGCGTACCACGAGGGGCATTTCCTGCTCGCCTCGGGCCGCCACTCGCCCAAGTTCCTGCAATCCACCACCGTGCTGCAATACCCGCACCTCACCGGGCAAATCGGGCAGGCCCTCGCCCAGAAGGTGCAGGAGGCCGGGCTGTCCCCCCGCCTCGTCGTCGGCCCCGCGATGGGCGGCGTGGTCCTCGCCTACGAGGTGAGCCGCCACCTGCCCGGCACCCGCGCGATCTTCGCGGAAAAGGACGGCCAGGGCGGGATGAAGGTCCGCGAGGCGTTCCGCATTGACCCGGGCGAACCCTTCATCGCCGTGGAGGACGTGCTGACGACCGGGGGCAGCGTGTTGAAGGCCGTTCGCGCGGTAGAAGCCCTCGGCGGGCGGTGCGTGGCCGTCGCCTGCATCGTGGACCGCCGGGCAGAGGAGGGGCCGCTCGCCGGGTACCCGCTCGTTTCCCTTACCCGCCTGACCTTCGACACCTACGCCCCGGACGAGGTGCCGGAGTGGTTGGCGCAGGTGCCGCTCCGGGAGATTTAA
- a CDS encoding cytochrome P450 codes for MTTADAAPDAPRCPFGFDDTAALTRRPGPDPRDLPAVKAEPGGVYRLHAFGPAREVLRSEGVRQAGFMSEMTRDVAFLGRAPVLFAEGEEHHEMRRSTARYFTPKQVDTYAPMIAGYVEELLTRLARRGEANVDDLSLELAVTVAAQVVGLTSSLLPGMERRITAFVEGGGDSEPGRQRRGSRAESLRQQANLGLFYLLDVKPAIAARRREPKGDLISHLLSRGYSDVEIMTECLTYGTAGMVTTREFISVAAWHLLRDPELRAAYVHGTEGERHAILHEILRLEPVVNTLYRRAEEPLTVGGQTIPAGSLLALDIQGTNVDREVVGEDADAICPARPLPRGVSAPVLSFGDGHHRCPGAFLAIKESDVFLRRLMMWQGLEVVSEPRVTFNEVVKGYELRGFRVRVR; via the coding sequence ATGACCACCGCCGACGCTGCGCCCGACGCCCCCCGCTGCCCCTTTGGATTTGACGACACCGCCGCCCTGACCCGCCGTCCCGGTCCCGACCCGCGCGACCTTCCGGCGGTGAAAGCTGAGCCGGGCGGCGTCTACCGCCTGCACGCCTTCGGCCCGGCCCGCGAGGTGCTGCGCTCGGAGGGCGTGCGGCAGGCGGGCTTTATGTCGGAGATGACGCGCGACGTGGCCTTCCTGGGCCGCGCCCCCGTGCTGTTCGCGGAGGGCGAGGAACACCACGAGATGCGCCGTTCGACCGCCCGCTACTTCACGCCCAAACAGGTGGACACCTACGCCCCGATGATCGCCGGGTACGTGGAGGAGCTGCTGACCCGGCTGGCCCGGCGCGGGGAGGCGAATGTGGACGACCTCAGCCTGGAGCTGGCCGTGACGGTTGCCGCGCAGGTCGTGGGCCTGACGAGCAGCCTGCTGCCGGGCATGGAGCGGCGCATCACGGCGTTCGTGGAGGGCGGCGGCGACAGCGAGCCGGGCCGCCAGCGCCGGGGCAGCCGCGCCGAGTCGCTGCGCCAGCAGGCCAACCTGGGCCTCTTTTACCTGCTCGACGTGAAGCCCGCCATCGCCGCCCGCCGCCGCGAGCCGAAGGGCGACCTGATCTCCCACCTGCTCTCGCGCGGCTACAGCGACGTGGAGATCATGACCGAGTGCCTGACCTACGGCACGGCGGGCATGGTGACCACCCGCGAATTCATCAGCGTGGCGGCGTGGCACCTGCTGCGGGACCCCGAGCTGCGGGCCGCGTATGTCCACGGCACCGAGGGCGAGCGCCACGCGATCCTGCACGAAATCCTGCGCCTCGAACCCGTCGTGAACACCCTCTACCGCCGCGCCGAGGAGCCGCTGACCGTGGGCGGCCAGACCATCCCCGCCGGGAGCCTGCTCGCGCTGGACATCCAGGGCACCAACGTGGACCGCGAGGTGGTGGGCGAGGACGCAGACGCGATCTGCCCGGCCCGGCCCCTCCCGCGCGGGGTGTCGGCCCCGGTCCTCTCCTTCGGGGACGGGCATCACCGCTGCCCCGGCGCCTTTCTGGCGATCAAGGAGTCCGACGTGTTCCTGCGCCGATTGATGATGTGGCAGGGGCTGGAGGTCGTCTCCGAGCCGCGCGTCACCTTCAACGAGGTGGTCAAGGGGTACGAGCTGCGCGGCTTCCGGGTGCGGGTGAGGTAA
- a CDS encoding ribonuclease H, producing the protein MNHAYVDASWHETQGGHGVGGWGLILLTPGTLPVGYQGQMAAPDNNAAELRAVLEAVRHAPPGEGLSVHTDNEAVIASVGRGRGPWLLADLAREVIDEAEARGIALRVGYTPRTRRHMLSAHDLANAARRGLSVPALEGPQAEVLIEQRPAVPEARVSLRRPGERVTAHVPLDPLSDVPPSAQALLAAITLARPGEHLLVRRASKVAQALWQRPERALLPAAHSALAQARQAADGQGVEVQFQGMA; encoded by the coding sequence ATGAACCACGCCTACGTGGACGCGAGCTGGCACGAGACGCAGGGCGGGCACGGCGTGGGCGGCTGGGGGCTGATTCTGCTGACGCCGGGGACCCTCCCGGTGGGCTACCAGGGCCAGATGGCGGCCCCCGACAACAACGCCGCCGAGCTGCGGGCGGTCCTCGAAGCCGTGCGGCACGCGCCCCCCGGCGAGGGGCTGAGCGTGCACACCGACAACGAGGCCGTGATCGCCTCGGTGGGCCGGGGGCGGGGGCCGTGGCTGCTCGCGGACCTCGCGCGGGAAGTCATCGACGAGGCGGAGGCGCGGGGCATCGCGCTGCGGGTGGGGTACACCCCGCGCACCCGGCGGCACATGCTCTCGGCGCACGACCTCGCCAATGCCGCCCGCCGGGGGCTGAGCGTGCCCGCGCTGGAGGGGCCGCAGGCGGAAGTCCTGATTGAGCAGCGCCCCGCCGTCCCGGAAGCCCGCGTGAGCCTGCGGCGGCCCGGCGAGCGGGTGACAGCCCACGTGCCGCTGGACCCCCTCTCGGATGTGCCGCCCAGTGCCCAGGCCCTGCTCGCGGCGATCACCCTGGCGCGGCCCGGCGAGCATCTGCTGGTGCGCCGGGCCAGCAAGGTCGCCCAGGCCCTGTGGCAACGGCCCGAGCGGGCGCTGCTGCCCGCCGCGCACTCCGCACTGGCCCAGGCGCGGCAAGCGGCGGACGGGCAGGGGGTGGAGGTGCAGTTTCAGGGGATGGCGTAG
- a CDS encoding 2-oxoglutarate dehydrogenase E1 component: MTQSQTIMSGANAAFIEGLYEAYLADPASVDPAWRDYFDEVRGGARETAHSPVQQAFYQLGTQRRGGGGAVVPAPQGVSGAQQAAGAMITAYRVYGHISAKMNPLKMRGLPVVPELTPEYYGLSEADLNEPVHDGVFQGPLRDVIAQLQETYCGAIGFEYNYLPANERQWFQERIEAGRGRGQYSAEERRRLMTKLNAAEGLERYLHVKYVGQKRFSLEGSESFIPLMDRLIQQAGQHGVKETVIGMAHRGRLNVLVNIFGKKPSDLFAEFEGKKRLSDDPDVAGDVKYHMGFSSDVRTPGGPMHLALAFNPSHLEIVSPVVHGSVRARQDRRGDTERRAVLPITVHGDAAVSGQGVVMETLNLSRLRGFTTGGAVRIVINNQIGFTISDPRDTRSSRYCTDVAKIANAPVLHVNGDDPEAVAFAGDLALEYRQTFGKDVFIDLISFRRHGHNEADDPTMTQPIMYREIKAHPGTRALYAQALEGAGVLQVGEADALIERYRDQLDAGGAVVEEMENQEQSRLAADWKSYTDTHWTDETATAVPEERLRELGLKLAQVPDGFTPHRGVKRVLDARAAMSRGEQPLDWGMGEMLAYASLLVEGYGVRLVGQDSGRGTFVHRHAVLHDQNAQNPLEGEYLGLAHLAPEQGRVEVIDSTLSEEAVMAYEYGFSTSEPKALVAWEAQFGDFANGAQAVVDQFLSAGESKWQRLSGLTLLLPHGYEGAGPEHSSARLERYLQLCAQKNMQVVVPSSAAQIFHLLRRQVLRPYRKPLIVMTPKSLLRNKLAMSPLSELTDGRFHEVIGDPTVEKARRVVISSGKLHWELTEARDADKEGYAGTALVRLEQLYPFPAEALAAELARHPGAAVVWAQEEPQNQGAWLMIRDDLERALADGQTLTYASRPRAASTAVGYASVHAQEQARVIADALGERVSREDFEAQIEIAEEAKAQG; the protein is encoded by the coding sequence ATGACGCAGTCGCAGACCATCATGTCCGGCGCGAACGCGGCCTTTATCGAGGGGCTGTACGAGGCGTATCTGGCCGACCCGGCAAGCGTGGACCCGGCCTGGCGGGACTACTTCGACGAGGTGCGGGGCGGCGCCCGTGAGACGGCGCACTCGCCCGTGCAGCAAGCCTTCTACCAGCTCGGCACCCAGCGCCGGGGCGGGGGCGGGGCCGTCGTGCCTGCCCCGCAGGGGGTCAGTGGGGCGCAGCAGGCCGCCGGGGCCATGATCACCGCCTACCGGGTGTACGGCCACATCAGCGCCAAGATGAACCCGCTGAAGATGCGCGGCCTGCCGGTCGTGCCCGAGCTGACGCCGGAATATTACGGGCTGTCCGAGGCCGACCTGAACGAGCCCGTCCACGACGGCGTGTTCCAGGGACCCCTCCGGGACGTGATCGCCCAGCTTCAGGAGACGTACTGCGGGGCGATCGGCTTCGAGTACAACTACCTCCCGGCCAATGAGCGGCAGTGGTTTCAGGAGCGCATCGAGGCCGGGCGCGGCCGGGGCCAGTACAGCGCCGAGGAACGCCGCCGCCTGATGACCAAGCTCAACGCCGCCGAGGGGCTGGAGCGCTACCTGCACGTCAAGTACGTGGGCCAGAAGCGCTTCTCGCTGGAGGGCAGCGAGAGCTTTATCCCCTTGATGGACCGCCTGATTCAGCAGGCGGGCCAGCACGGGGTCAAGGAAACCGTGATCGGGATGGCGCACCGAGGGCGCCTGAACGTCCTCGTGAACATCTTCGGCAAGAAGCCCTCGGACCTCTTCGCGGAGTTCGAGGGCAAGAAGCGCCTCAGCGACGATCCCGATGTCGCGGGCGACGTGAAGTACCACATGGGCTTTTCCAGCGACGTGCGGACCCCCGGCGGCCCGATGCACCTCGCGCTGGCCTTTAACCCCTCGCACCTCGAGATCGTCTCGCCCGTCGTGCACGGCAGTGTCCGCGCCCGCCAGGACCGCCGGGGCGACACCGAGCGCCGGGCCGTGCTGCCCATCACCGTGCACGGCGACGCCGCCGTGAGCGGGCAGGGCGTGGTCATGGAAACGCTGAACCTCTCGCGCCTGCGCGGCTTCACGACGGGTGGGGCGGTTCGCATCGTCATCAACAACCAGATCGGCTTCACGATCTCCGACCCGCGCGACACCCGGAGCAGCCGCTACTGCACCGATGTCGCCAAGATCGCCAACGCGCCCGTCCTGCACGTCAACGGGGATGACCCCGAGGCGGTGGCTTTTGCGGGCGACCTCGCGCTGGAGTACCGCCAGACCTTCGGCAAGGACGTGTTCATCGACCTGATCTCGTTTAGGCGCCACGGCCACAACGAGGCCGACGACCCCACCATGACCCAGCCCATCATGTACCGCGAGATCAAGGCGCACCCCGGCACCCGCGCCCTGTACGCGCAGGCGCTGGAGGGGGCGGGCGTGCTGCAAGTGGGCGAGGCCGACGCGCTGATCGAGCGCTACCGCGACCAGCTCGACGCGGGGGGCGCAGTGGTCGAGGAAATGGAGAATCAGGAACAGAGCCGCCTCGCCGCCGACTGGAAGAGCTACACGGACACGCACTGGACGGACGAGACGGCGACCGCCGTGCCGGAAGAACGGCTGCGCGAGCTGGGCCTGAAGCTCGCGCAGGTGCCCGACGGCTTTACCCCGCACCGGGGCGTCAAGCGGGTCCTCGACGCCCGCGCCGCCATGAGCCGGGGCGAGCAACCGCTGGACTGGGGCATGGGCGAGATGCTGGCCTACGCCTCGCTGCTGGTGGAAGGCTACGGGGTGCGCCTCGTCGGGCAGGACTCGGGGCGCGGCACCTTCGTGCACCGCCACGCCGTGCTGCACGACCAGAACGCGCAGAACCCGCTGGAGGGGGAATACCTGGGCCTCGCGCACCTCGCGCCCGAGCAGGGCCGGGTGGAGGTGATCGACTCGACCCTCTCCGAAGAGGCGGTGATGGCCTACGAGTACGGCTTCTCGACCTCCGAACCCAAGGCGCTCGTCGCGTGGGAAGCGCAGTTCGGGGACTTCGCGAACGGGGCGCAGGCCGTCGTGGACCAGTTCCTCTCGGCGGGCGAGAGCAAGTGGCAGCGCCTCAGCGGGCTGACCCTGCTGCTGCCCCACGGCTACGAGGGCGCGGGGCCGGAGCACTCCAGCGCCCGGCTGGAGCGGTACCTGCAACTGTGCGCCCAGAAGAACATGCAGGTCGTGGTGCCCAGCAGCGCCGCGCAGATCTTCCACCTGCTGCGCCGTCAGGTGCTGCGGCCCTACCGCAAGCCCCTGATCGTGATGACCCCCAAGAGCCTGCTGCGCAACAAGCTCGCCATGAGCCCGCTGTCCGAACTCACGGACGGCCGCTTCCACGAGGTCATCGGGGACCCCACCGTCGAGAAGGCCCGCCGGGTGGTCATCTCCTCCGGCAAGCTTCACTGGGAACTCACGGAAGCGCGGGACGCCGACAAGGAAGGCTACGCGGGCACCGCGCTCGTGCGGCTCGAGCAGCTTTACCCCTTCCCCGCTGAGGCGCTCGCGGCCGAACTCGCCCGGCACCCCGGCGCGGCGGTCGTGTGGGCGCAGGAAGAACCCCAGAACCAGGGGGCATGGCTGATGATCCGTGACGATCTGGAGCGGGCGCTGGCTGACGGCCAGACCCTCACCTACGCCAGCCGCCCCCGTGCGGCGAGCACGGCGGTGGGCTACGCCAGCGTGCACGCGCAGGAGCAGGCCCGCGTGATCGCGGACGCCCTGGGCGAGCGCGTCAGCCGCGAGGACTTCGAGGCGCAGATCGAGATCGCCGAGGAGGCCAAGGCGCAGGGCTGA
- a CDS encoding BON domain-containing protein, whose product MTRYRDDRYDDRDMTSDDRRMQGDRDQRYGRDDRYGQDDQRGMMDGGWSRDQGRDDDRRGERYLYADRSGMGGGMGQGRGMDDDRFSSGMGRGQSMGSGQDRYGQGGYGQGGFRSSSSSYSDDRRMSGGMGMGDDRYGRQTYVADPQGDMGRGMGGMDDRYGRSSMGRMGSQYGQSGGGQSGGSYSSGGMGMSGGMSGMSGMDSHRGKGPKGYQRSDDRIREMVNDALEDDDHVDASDIEVQVQGGEVTLTGTVRDRQQKRRAEEAIEHLRGVRDVHNHLRVSQGGMGQGSQSGMGGSGMVMSSMGQSGMGQSGMSGDMDNRGMDTSGMGQTSLGGSSMGQSSSGMGGSSTGGMMGDTQTSMGQTGSSQTSMGSTAGGTGMGGGSDSSVSRTGSAGYSSGTDTPAGSLGSSVDSDRSNDDTKK is encoded by the coding sequence ATGACCCGTTACCGTGATGACCGCTACGACGACCGCGATATGACCAGCGACGACCGCCGCATGCAGGGGGACCGTGACCAGCGTTATGGCCGCGATGACCGTTACGGACAGGACGATCAGCGCGGCATGATGGACGGTGGCTGGAGCCGCGACCAGGGCCGGGACGACGACCGCCGGGGCGAGCGTTACCTGTATGCCGACCGCTCGGGTATGGGCGGCGGGATGGGCCAGGGCCGCGGGATGGACGACGACCGTTTCAGCTCCGGCATGGGGCGCGGCCAGAGCATGGGCTCCGGCCAGGACCGGTATGGGCAGGGGGGGTACGGGCAGGGCGGCTTCCGCTCGTCTTCCTCCTCGTACTCCGACGACCGCCGAATGTCGGGGGGCATGGGGATGGGAGACGACCGCTATGGCCGCCAGACCTACGTCGCCGACCCCCAGGGCGACATGGGCCGGGGCATGGGCGGCATGGATGACCGTTACGGCCGTTCCTCGATGGGGAGGATGGGTAGCCAGTACGGTCAGTCCGGGGGCGGGCAGTCGGGCGGCTCGTACAGCTCGGGCGGGATGGGCATGTCGGGCGGCATGTCCGGTATGAGCGGCATGGACAGCCACCGGGGCAAGGGTCCCAAGGGCTACCAGCGCAGCGACGACCGCATCCGCGAGATGGTGAACGACGCCCTCGAGGACGACGATCACGTGGACGCCAGCGACATCGAGGTGCAGGTGCAGGGCGGCGAGGTCACCCTGACGGGGACCGTGCGCGACCGCCAGCAGAAGCGCCGCGCCGAGGAAGCCATCGAGCACCTGCGCGGCGTGCGCGACGTGCACAACCACCTGCGGGTGTCGCAGGGCGGCATGGGCCAGGGCAGCCAGTCCGGGATGGGCGGCTCCGGCATGGTGATGTCGAGCATGGGCCAGTCGGGAATGGGCCAGTCCGGCATGAGCGGCGACATGGACAACCGGGGCATGGACACCTCCGGCATGGGCCAGACCAGCCTCGGCGGGTCCAGCATGGGCCAGAGCAGCAGCGGCATGGGCGGCAGCAGCACCGGCGGCATGATGGGCGACACCCAGACGAGCATGGGTCAGACGGGCAGCAGCCAGACCAGCATGGGCAGTACGGCGGGCGGCACCGGGATGGGCGGGGGCAGCGACTCCAGCGTCTCGCGCACCGGCAGCGCCGGCTACAGCTCGGGCACCGATACCCCCGCCGGGTCGCTGGGCAGCAGTGTGGACAGCGACCGCAGCAATGACGACACCAAGAAGTAA
- a CDS encoding DUF2268 domain-containing putative Zn-dependent protease (predicted Zn-dependent protease with a strongly conserved HExxH motif): MANVLHLMNAGGLLSPPLADEVRAVAEAALARHAARLDLDGVDVAVRVAPWTLPETGVLGYAPLPHYIDITLTPDNPNFAGGWRTELPATLAHELHHARRWRGPGYGQTLLKALVSEGLAQQYEAGERGGPPPYAVISADLDALWDRAQPLLDSPDYGHPAWFYGSEAESLPRWAGYALGYELVRRFLVRQGGDAVSWADAPAKEFRSAWSG; the protein is encoded by the coding sequence ATGGCGAACGTGCTGCACCTGATGAATGCGGGCGGGCTGCTCTCCCCGCCGTTGGCCGATGAAGTGCGGGCGGTGGCCGAGGCCGCCCTCGCCCGGCATGCGGCGCGGCTGGACCTGGACGGGGTGGATGTGGCCGTGCGGGTCGCGCCGTGGACCCTGCCAGAGACGGGGGTGCTGGGGTACGCTCCCCTGCCGCATTACATCGACATCACGCTGACTCCCGACAATCCGAACTTCGCGGGCGGCTGGCGCACCGAGCTGCCCGCTACCCTCGCCCACGAACTGCACCACGCGCGGCGCTGGCGGGGGCCGGGGTATGGGCAGACGCTGCTGAAAGCGCTCGTCTCGGAGGGACTGGCCCAGCAGTACGAGGCTGGGGAACGGGGCGGGCCGCCGCCCTACGCTGTCATTTCGGCCGATCTGGACGCCCTCTGGGACCGGGCACAACCTCTACTGGATTCTCCCGACTACGGCCACCCCGCCTGGTTCTACGGCTCGGAGGCGGAAAGCTTGCCCCGCTGGGCCGGGTACGCCCTCGGTTACGAGCTGGTGCGCCGATTTCTTGTGCGGCAGGGCGGGGACGCCGTGAGCTGGGCCGACGCCCCCGCCAAGGAGTTCCGGAGCGCTTGGAGCGGTTAA
- the odhB gene encoding 2-oxoglutarate dehydrogenase complex dihydrolipoyllysine-residue succinyltransferase: MADIKVPVFSESVSEGTLLTWHKKPGDAVKRGEVLAEIETDKVVLEVTAQQDGVLTGIAKQEGDTVLSEEVLGTVGDAGSAPAASTPVATPGADQASGPVAGETSAGGTAVQPDSQGTAPARRDDLSPAVRKIVAEKGLDPAQIPATGPKGNITKEDAVVAAQGGLTYQGPQDAAQPPSMREAEGTSGGQPAASSPPAAESAPVPQGARPEQRVPMTRIRARIAERLKDVQNTAALLTTFNEVNMKPAMDLRKKYQDQFVAKHGVKLGFMSLFVRAATEALKQFPVVNASVDGKDIIYHGYYDIGIAVASDRGLVVPILRDTDGMSLAAIEKQIAEYATKARNGKLTMEDMSGGTFSITNGGTFGSMMSTPIINAPQSAILGMHNIIERPIAQNGQVVIAPMMYVALSYDHRIIDGKEAVQFLVTIKNILEDPARMLLEI, encoded by the coding sequence ATGGCCGACATCAAGGTTCCCGTATTTTCCGAGTCGGTGAGCGAGGGCACGCTCCTGACCTGGCACAAGAAGCCCGGCGACGCCGTCAAGCGCGGCGAGGTGCTGGCCGAGATCGAGACCGACAAGGTCGTGCTGGAGGTCACCGCCCAGCAAGACGGAGTGCTGACCGGCATCGCCAAGCAGGAAGGCGACACCGTGCTCAGCGAAGAAGTGCTGGGCACCGTCGGCGATGCGGGCAGCGCCCCGGCGGCGAGCACTCCGGTAGCCACGCCGGGCGCGGACCAGGCCAGTGGCCCCGTCGCGGGCGAGACGAGCGCGGGCGGCACGGCCGTTCAGCCCGACAGCCAAGGCACGGCTCCCGCCCGCCGCGATGACCTTTCCCCCGCCGTTCGCAAGATCGTGGCGGAAAAGGGCCTGGACCCCGCGCAGATTCCCGCGACCGGGCCGAAGGGCAACATCACCAAGGAGGACGCGGTGGTCGCGGCCCAGGGCGGCCTGACCTATCAGGGACCGCAGGACGCCGCGCAGCCCCCCAGCATGCGCGAGGCGGAGGGGACCAGCGGCGGGCAGCCAGCGGCCAGCAGCCCGCCCGCCGCCGAGAGTGCCCCCGTCCCCCAGGGCGCCCGGCCCGAGCAGCGCGTGCCCATGACGCGCATCCGCGCCCGTATCGCCGAGCGCCTCAAGGACGTGCAGAACACCGCCGCGCTGCTGACGACCTTCAACGAGGTCAACATGAAGCCCGCGATGGACCTGCGCAAGAAGTATCAGGACCAGTTCGTGGCCAAGCACGGGGTCAAGCTGGGCTTTATGAGCCTCTTCGTGCGGGCGGCGACCGAGGCCCTCAAGCAGTTCCCGGTCGTCAACGCCAGCGTGGACGGCAAGGACATCATCTACCACGGCTATTACGACATCGGCATCGCGGTCGCGAGTGACCGTGGCCTGGTGGTGCCCATCCTGCGAGACACCGACGGCATGAGCCTCGCGGCCATCGAGAAGCAGATTGCCGAATACGCGACCAAGGCGCGGAACGGCAAGCTCACGATGGAGGACATGTCGGGCGGCACCTTTTCCATCACGAACGGCGGCACCTTCGGCTCCATGATGAGCACCCCGATCATCAACGCGCCCCAGAGCGCGATTCTGGGCATGCACAACATCATCGAGCGGCCCATCGCCCAGAACGGGCAGGTCGTGATCGCCCCGATGATGTACGTGGCGCTGAGCTACGACCACCGCATCATCGACGGCAAGGAAGCGGTGCAGTTCCTGGTGACGATCAAGAACATCCTCGAAGATCCGGCGCGGATGCTGCTGGAGATCTAA
- a CDS encoding Ppx/GppA phosphatase family protein, with protein sequence MRVAVADVGTNSSHLLIAEVRGEGGEPRVLDALKERTRLGECLDAAGNLNPEGERRLREALTRFRDLAGAAGVAEVQVYATSALREAPNGPEVAARVGAEVGVYPVVISGEREGELTYLGAAHSVEFGADNVLLDLGGGSLEFARGGPERAADVLSLPLGAIRMRRAHLHSDPPKGGEVRAVREAVRAALAPHVERFRPGEGTRVILSSGTAEAAATLLAARDDEGPERVNGLSFTVAELGAALERVRTLPAARRARLPGLERRADTVVAGFAVLHAALEELGARTFTVSEGALREGMLIEELERTAAYVSGLSPRQRSVLATAERFGANLAHARQVASLAQALLAGLEAAGESFPAEARSLLTAAAGLHEVGQIVAQSSHHKHSAYLIRHAGLRGFSPREIDLIAQLARYHRKSPPKPSHPEFMALPPADRALVSRLAAVLRVADGLDRSHAGQTRVRHLSRDAGGWTLSVEGATPLDQEGAEAKADLWTREFGPLRLAVAEPVILGA encoded by the coding sequence ATGAGGGTCGCTGTCGCCGATGTGGGCACCAATTCCAGCCATCTGCTGATCGCCGAGGTGCGCGGCGAGGGGGGCGAGCCGCGCGTGCTGGACGCCTTGAAGGAACGCACCCGCCTGGGCGAGTGCCTGGACGCGGCGGGGAACCTGAACCCCGAGGGCGAGCGGCGACTGCGCGAAGCCCTGACCCGCTTCCGCGACCTTGCAGGAGCGGCGGGGGTGGCCGAGGTGCAGGTCTACGCGACTTCCGCCCTGCGCGAGGCGCCCAACGGTCCCGAGGTCGCCGCCCGCGTGGGGGCCGAGGTGGGCGTGTATCCGGTCGTCATCAGCGGGGAGCGTGAGGGGGAGCTGACGTACCTGGGGGCGGCGCACAGCGTGGAATTCGGCGCCGACAACGTGCTGCTGGACCTCGGCGGGGGCAGCCTGGAGTTCGCGCGGGGCGGCCCCGAGCGGGCGGCGGACGTGCTGAGTCTCCCTCTGGGCGCGATCCGGATGCGGCGGGCGCACCTGCACAGCGACCCGCCGAAGGGGGGAGAGGTGCGGGCGGTGCGGGAGGCGGTGCGGGCGGCCCTGGCTCCGCATGTGGAGCGCTTCCGGCCCGGCGAAGGCACCCGCGTGATCCTGTCGAGCGGCACCGCCGAGGCCGCCGCGACGTTGCTGGCCGCGCGGGACGATGAAGGCCCCGAGCGGGTCAACGGCCTGAGTTTCACGGTGGCGGAACTGGGCGCGGCGCTGGAGCGGGTGCGCACCCTCCCGGCGGCGCGGCGGGCACGGCTGCCGGGACTGGAACGCCGGGCCGACACGGTGGTCGCGGGCTTCGCGGTGCTGCATGCGGCGCTGGAGGAGCTGGGCGCCCGGACCTTCACCGTCAGCGAGGGGGCGCTGCGCGAGGGGATGCTGATCGAGGAACTGGAGCGCACCGCCGCCTACGTCTCGGGCCTCAGTCCCCGGCAGCGCAGCGTGCTGGCGACCGCCGAGCGCTTCGGGGCCAACCTCGCCCATGCGCGGCAGGTGGCGTCGCTCGCGCAGGCGCTCCTGGCCGGGCTGGAGGCGGCGGGCGAGTCCTTTCCCGCCGAGGCCCGCAGCCTGCTGACCGCCGCCGCCGGGCTGCACGAGGTCGGGCAGATCGTGGCGCAGAGCAGCCACCACAAGCACTCGGCGTACCTGATTCGGCACGCGGGGCTGCGCGGCTTCTCGCCGCGAGAGATTGACCTGATCGCCCAACTCGCCCGCTACCACCGCAAGAGCCCGCCCAAGCCCTCGCACCCGGAGTTCATGGCGCTGCCGCCCGCCGACCGCGCCCTCGTCTCTCGGCTGGCGGCCGTGCTGCGGGTCGCGGACGGGCTGGACCGCTCGCACGCGGGGCAGACACGGGTGCGCCACCTGAGCCGGGACGCCGGGGGCTGGACCCTGAGTGTGGAGGGCGCGACTCCCCTCGACCAGGAGGGCGCGGAGGCCAAGGCCGACCTCTGGACCCGCGAGTTCGGCCCGCTGCGGCTGGCGGTGGCCGAGCCCGTTATCCTCGGCGCATGA